The Fusarium keratoplasticum isolate Fu6.1 chromosome 4, whole genome shotgun sequence genome contains the following window.
CTGGTCAGACCCCGGCCCATACTCCCCTAGAGATCAcctcggacgacgaggcgcCCAGGAAGGACCTGCTTGTTGCGGCAACCTCGCTCTCTAAGCAATTAAAGGACCTCACTCTCAGTGCCGCTGCCAAGATCACCGGCCAGCAAAAGCCTGCTCCCCAAGTTGATGAACCACCCCCGCCCCCCAAGGTCGTTGAACCCCCTCATAAGAAGACCATCAACGACTATGTGATTCTCGAGGACATGGGCCAGGGTGCGTACGGCCAAGTGAAGCTAGCCCGAAATAAGCAGTCAGGTAAGAAGATTGTGCTCAAGTATGTCACCAAGCGGCGTATCCTCGTCGACACGTGGACCAGGGATCGCAAGCTGGGAACTGTGCCTCTGGAGATTCATGTCCTCGAGTACCTCCGCAGACCCGAGTTCCAGCATCCCAATATCATCGAGATGCAGGGCTTCTTCGAGGACGACATAAACTACTACATCGAGATGACCCCCCACGGTCTGCCCGGCATGGACCTGTTTGACTACATTGAGCTGCGAACCAACATGGAGGAGTCCGAGTGCCGCAGCATCTTCGTGCAAGTAGCCAATGCCATACATCACCTGCACACCAAGGCTCGGGTGGTGCACCGCGATATCAAGGATGAGAACGTGATCCTCGATGGGGAAGGCAACATCAAGCTCATTGATTTCGGAAGTGCTGCATACATCAAGAGCGGTCCTTTTGATGTCTTTGTAGGAACGATTGGTGCGCAACCCCCTGAGCCTAACATCGGCTTGATGACCTGACTAACTTGTGACTAGATTATGCTGCTCCTGAAGTTCTTGCTGGCAAGCCATATCGTGGTACAGAGCAAGACGTCTGGGCACTTGGCATCCTTCTGTATACCATCATCTACAAGGAGAATCCCTTCTAcagcatcgacgagatcATGGATCGCGACCTGCGTATCCCCTTTACCATGAGTGAGGAGAGCATCGACCTGATCCGCGGCATGCTGAACCGCGACGTCGCGGGCCGCTTCGACATCAACCAGGTCCTGGATCACCCCTGGTGCCAGGTTGACGCCGCCTCATGAGAGCCGGACCCTACTCTCATTCGAACGAAActacgacgatgacgacgactaCTGGTCAGCCAAATGAGTCGGCCTACGTCGACTGGCAACTTCTTTTTTGGTCATGATACCCCCTCCTCCAGCAACAAGACCAACCCCTTCTTCCATTTATGTGTTTTGTGGGTTAGAAATGTTTCGATTGGAAAGCCGAAATGAAGAtagaaaagagaaaaagaccATCTCAGCTAGGAAAGGCTGAGCACGATGATGAGTTGGTAGAGAGGGCGCTTTTCTGACAGGAATTATATTTGATTCGATGGGttactactactactactataCATGAGCCAGCAGGATCAGGGGCTGACGGGTCTGGGATGGCAAATGATGGGAGTTGATTGCAGGGTttgtctcttttttcttgGAATTTCGTGGATAGAGAGCAACCAAGACAGCATGTGACGTGACACAGTGAATGTTCACTTGGGAAACGATGGTGAATAGAGATGATTGCGTGGTGGCTATCAATATAATATTCACAAAAACAAAACTCGATCCTCTCTCTCTAGCTAATGATAACTCAACTCCGGGTTTGCCCTGAAATTgcaacgacaacgacatTCGGGTACCGGGCATTCGACATGTCTAGCAAACCACTGCCTGGCGTGATCTAGATGCAAGACATGTTCGCAGCGTAGGCAAAAGGTTGGGAATCGGCCTGCCATTCTgccctcgcccttctcctcgggcttgTCGGAGCGCGGCACGCCGACAATCTCGAGGCAGACGACGCAGCGCGGGAGGTGGCGGCCACAGTTGGGGCAGCTCACACCAGCGTTGATGCTAGTGGCAAGGAGCGGATTCCGCGTCTCGAGCGATGAAGGGCCGGCAGCTCCCTGCGCCGAGGTGCCAGCACCAAGGTGAGGCGGCTGGTGGTTGTTGACAAGCGAGGTTTCGGCGTCGCAGAAGACGCAGCGGAGGGCGATCTGTCGCGAGGGAGGTTTGAGGTTGGGGATTCCGTCACGCTTGGAGCGTTTGGTGGACTCGACATCGAACTTTGTGCGATGAAAGAAGAGCTTGTGGCGTTGAAGGTGAGCTCGGTAGGCGTTACGCCAGGCGCGGCAGCGGATGTCGTCGATATAACGGGGGGCACAGATGGAGAGGACGAGGGCCGCGGTCTGAACGTCGTGGAACTTTTGTATGTAGCGAGCAAAGATATCAACCAGAGTCTCCGAGATGCCTGTAAGAACGATACCCTCGATGTCGCCATCGGCTACTGCTAGGGCGACCTGGTCGTTAAGCCATGCGGTAAGTTGATCGTCGTCAAAGTTGCGGACGGCGACATAGACTCGATCAGAGAGGGGCAAGGATTGctggctggcgatggctgACCAGTCCCCGGTCGCGATGAGTGACGAGATAGCACGAAGATAGGGGTCAGTCTTGGAGGCTacggcctcgtcaaagtccaATTGCTCCTTGGCGAGCTGGCTATCACCACGGCCCATGAGCTGTAGAGCCAATGACACAAACAAGAGCTCTGGGTGCGCGGTGCTGGCCTTTTTAAGGATCTGAATGGCCTCTTTGTGGTCACCCGTGAACAAGGCTCGAGCAGCGGCCATGGTATGGATGGTGGTGGGATACTCAGGGTCTGCCTTGCGGTTGCGGCCCTTGGGATCGTGCTTCTCAGAGTCGCCCCAGCCGCATATCTCAAGACAGAGCTGACGATGACAAGGCCACTTGGTGGTTTTCCCGTCAAACTTGGGGAGGTGGTTCTTCTTACAAAAGGACCCGATTAAACGCTCCCAGGTTGATCGATCAGGTGGTGATGTGCCGGCTGGTAGTCTAGTTGAAGGATCACGGCCTATAATCATGTCAGATCAAGCAGTGCCTTCAGCAAAATTGAGTGCGAACCTAGATTGTTTGTCCATATTGAGTGAACGCCCAAGTAGCTGAGATCGAGGCTCGAAAGGATcaaacctccatcatcagcagTGTCTTCTGCGGCTAGAGAGAGGTCAGCATTTGATAGAATACAATGTAACCCTTCAAACCAGACTTACTTGCAATCCAATCCCAGACATACTTGACCCAGGGGTCATCTGCTACAATGTCTCTATTGGCGACGGCATCGAAAAGATACTTTTCCTTGGCACGCAAGAGCATTGTATGGTCAATGACGTTTTGTGCTTCCCTGGGGAGtccctccgcctccgccagCGAAGCCAACAGCGCATCATGGATCTCACGGCATGAGCCCAGGCTATCAGATGCTAGAGACATCTCACTCATCTGGCTTTGAACGATCTTGGTGTCGCCGGCGCGTGGCTTAACACCGTTTGCTGATTTAGGAGCTTGGAACTCGTCCCTCACAAAAGCGCGCAGGGCCCTTATCTTTGGAGCAACAGTAGAGGCTTCATGGAATGCCTCGGGCAAGGGCGAAAGA
Protein-coding sequences here:
- a CDS encoding Zinc-ribbon-16 domain-containing protein, whose product is MDRPEPGLVKWSSNPSWDNFIHINLQHRVVQVYEPVGHARAGRFDYKKLNRHDDFPPLTTYDWSPTNPGLLAVGTGSGIVNLLRIDDGSNAYVELGLKMSRTCQAVAFNTTGLLAVGLDRVRMDQCLHIWDVSRLSSLDKNTQGFPSDATNISDPKHRLEPSVSVSSIKFFEDSPQTLVVGIKAQGLRIHDLRDPGSVVTFQTKCNNNLTIDYADQNYFASSALDHPGVMIWDRRATTRPVAAHSYLQAVDEDDLPWGGALRLDRVIETDSDPFLADGKYSLVRSLRYCRDHRGLLAVLSRTGQLKVLKTNKETPSASSSGPELLQVQKSYEMDVSYVETSRKNDRIVAFDWVTLSSPVLRPRLLVLRANGNFEILEQPSHTSDHVYKLVPWQAPHRGLEEGAPYHTMMQFEPSQAPDILGPLLMEEALSDVPLFGPESANVRADTEAAIQSNTLSSVSIENVGATLSPLPEAFHEASTVAPKIRALRAFVRDEFQAPKSANGVKPRAGDTKIVQSQMSEMSLASDSLGSCREIHDALLASLAEAEGLPREAQNVIDHTMLLRAKEKYLFDAVANRDIVADDPWVKYVWDWIATAEDTADDGGLILSSLDLSYLGVHSIWTNNLGRDPSTRLPAGTSPPDRSTWERLIGSFCKKNHLPKFDGKTTKWPCHRQLCLEICGWGDSEKHDPKGRNRKADPEYPTTIHTMAAARALFTGDHKEAIQILKKASTAHPELLFVSLALQLMGRGDSQLAKEQLDFDEAVASKTDPYLRAISSLIATGDWSAIASQQSLPLSDRVYVAVRNFDDDQLTAWLNDQVALAVADGDIEGIVLTGISETLVDIFARYIQKFHDVQTAALVLSICAPRYIDDIRCRAWRNAYRAHLQRHKLFFHRTKFDVESTKRSKRDGIPNLKPPSRQIALRCVFCDAETSLVNNHQPPHLGAGTSAQGAAGPSSLETRNPLLATSINAGVSCPNCGRHLPRCVVCLEIVGVPRSDKPEEKGEGRMAGRFPTFCLRCEHVLHLDHARQWFARHVECPVPECRCRCNFRANPELSYH